In a genomic window of Stakelama saccharophila:
- the mltG gene encoding endolytic transglycosylase MltG, with amino-acid sequence MRKLGCFGIVIALTAVAALFFVVQSWNGAGPAPKAVTVVVPRGATLTDAAERLEDAGAIPSARRFLLLAKVFGSGEPIRAGEYLLPARASQSKILGMMESGDTLQRFVTIPEGLPSIMVYETLMATPELSGKVAVPEEGTVLPDSYSYQRGDTRAAILARMQRAMRDYLARAWAKRAADIAVETPREALILASIVEKETAKPQERRMVAAVYSNRLEKGMLLQADPTVIYPITRGKPLGRRIRQSELTAKNGYNTYAEAGLPAGPIANPGRASIDAVLHPAQSDALYFVADGTGGHVFSDTLEEHNANVRKWYAIRRKRGEM; translated from the coding sequence ATGCGCAAACTCGGCTGTTTCGGCATCGTTATCGCCCTGACGGCGGTCGCCGCGCTGTTCTTCGTCGTGCAGAGCTGGAACGGTGCGGGGCCGGCGCCAAAAGCCGTTACGGTGGTCGTGCCGCGGGGTGCGACGCTGACCGATGCCGCCGAAAGGCTGGAAGACGCCGGCGCAATCCCGTCCGCCCGACGTTTTCTGTTGCTGGCGAAGGTTTTCGGTTCCGGCGAGCCGATCCGCGCAGGCGAGTATCTGCTGCCGGCCCGTGCCAGCCAGTCGAAAATCCTCGGCATGATGGAAAGCGGCGACACGCTGCAGCGCTTTGTCACCATTCCCGAGGGGCTGCCGTCGATAATGGTGTACGAGACGCTGATGGCGACGCCCGAACTCTCGGGCAAGGTGGCGGTGCCGGAAGAGGGGACGGTACTGCCCGACAGTTACAGCTATCAGCGCGGCGATACACGCGCGGCGATCCTGGCCCGGATGCAGCGGGCGATGCGCGACTATCTGGCCCGGGCCTGGGCGAAGCGCGCCGCGGATATCGCCGTGGAGACACCGCGCGAGGCGCTGATCCTGGCCTCCATCGTGGAAAAGGAAACGGCGAAGCCGCAGGAGCGCCGCATGGTCGCCGCCGTCTATTCCAACCGCCTGGAAAAGGGCATGCTGCTGCAAGCCGATCCGACCGTGATCTATCCGATCACCCGGGGCAAGCCCCTGGGCCGGCGGATCAGGCAGTCGGAACTGACCGCGAAGAACGGCTACAATACCTATGCCGAGGCCGGGCTGCCGGCCGGCCCGATCGCCAATCCCGGCCGCGCGTCGATCGACGCCGTGCTGCATCCGGCGCAATCGGATGCGCTCTATTTCGTCGCCGACGGCACGGGCGGGCACGTGTTTTCCGATACGCTGGAAGAGCATAACGCCAACGTGCGCAAATGGTATGCGATCCGCCGGAAACGCGGCGAGATGTAA
- the edd gene encoding phosphogluconate dehydratase, with protein sequence MALHPEVAAVTDRVIDASKETRRRYLDLIQRERDSGADRPKLGCANLAHAYAGTDEQRDQMRSGRGMNIGIVTAYNDMLSAHATYYRYPEQMKVWALEVGATAQVAGGVPAMCDGVTQGYSGMELSLFSRDTIALSTAVALSHRTFEGAALLGICDKIVPGLLMGALRFGHLPMVMIPGGPMRSGLANKEKARVREQYAEGKISREELLDAEVAAYHGKGTCTFYGTANSNQMMMEAMGLHIPGAAFVNPGTKLRQELTRAAVQRVAQLSWDGDDYRPLGKCVDERAIVNAAVALLATGGSTNHLIHLPAIARSAGIVLDWEDFDRLSKVVPLITRVYPNGSADVNAFEDAGGPPFVIREMTRGGLMHADITTIAEGGFGSYGTKPAIEDDRLVWNTLPEKSGDDGIVRTLDAPFWHEGGFRILQGNLGRACIKISAVEEDRWVIEAPARVFSDQAQVQAAFKAGELDQDVVVVVRFQGPRANGMPELHKLTPPLGVLQNRGFRVALVTDGRMSGASGKVPCAIHLSPEALGGGPLGKVRDGDVIRLDANANTLQVLVDDAEWNARELAPPPASVEGTGRELFALMRNGANEAEQGASALLAQAEL encoded by the coding sequence ATGGCCCTGCATCCCGAAGTCGCCGCCGTCACCGACCGCGTCATCGACGCATCGAAGGAAACGCGTCGCCGCTATCTCGACCTCATTCAGCGTGAGCGCGATTCCGGAGCCGACCGGCCGAAACTCGGCTGCGCGAATCTGGCCCATGCCTATGCCGGCACCGACGAACAGCGCGACCAGATGCGATCCGGCCGCGGCATGAATATCGGCATCGTCACCGCCTACAACGACATGCTGTCGGCGCACGCGACCTATTACCGCTATCCCGAACAGATGAAGGTCTGGGCGCTGGAGGTTGGCGCGACGGCGCAGGTGGCGGGCGGCGTGCCCGCGATGTGCGACGGCGTGACGCAGGGTTACTCGGGCATGGAGCTGTCCTTGTTCAGCCGCGACACGATCGCGCTGTCGACCGCCGTGGCGCTCAGCCACCGCACGTTCGAGGGCGCGGCCCTGCTCGGTATCTGCGACAAGATCGTGCCGGGACTGTTAATGGGTGCGCTGCGCTTCGGCCATTTGCCGATGGTGATGATTCCCGGCGGCCCGATGCGCTCGGGCCTCGCCAACAAGGAAAAGGCTCGCGTCCGCGAGCAATATGCCGAGGGCAAGATCAGCCGCGAGGAACTGCTCGATGCAGAGGTCGCCGCCTATCACGGCAAGGGCACCTGCACCTTTTACGGCACTGCCAACTCCAATCAGATGATGATGGAGGCGATGGGCCTGCACATACCCGGCGCGGCATTCGTCAATCCGGGCACGAAGCTGCGCCAGGAACTGACCCGCGCGGCAGTGCAGCGGGTCGCGCAACTGAGCTGGGACGGCGACGATTACCGGCCGTTGGGCAAGTGCGTCGACGAACGCGCGATCGTCAATGCGGCGGTCGCGCTGCTCGCGACGGGCGGGTCGACCAACCACCTGATCCACCTGCCGGCGATCGCCCGGTCGGCGGGCATCGTTCTGGACTGGGAGGATTTCGACCGCCTTTCCAAGGTCGTGCCGCTCATCACGCGCGTCTATCCCAACGGCTCCGCCGACGTGAACGCGTTCGAGGATGCCGGCGGCCCCCCGTTCGTTATTCGCGAGATGACGCGGGGCGGCCTCATGCATGCCGACATTACCACGATCGCCGAAGGCGGCTTCGGAAGCTATGGTACGAAACCGGCGATCGAAGACGACCGCCTCGTCTGGAACACGCTGCCCGAAAAAAGCGGCGACGACGGCATCGTGCGCACGCTTGATGCTCCTTTCTGGCATGAGGGCGGCTTCCGTATCCTGCAGGGCAATCTCGGCCGTGCCTGTATCAAGATCAGCGCCGTGGAGGAGGATCGCTGGGTCATCGAGGCGCCGGCCCGCGTCTTTTCCGATCAGGCTCAGGTACAGGCCGCCTTCAAGGCCGGCGAACTGGATCAGGACGTCGTCGTCGTCGTTCGCTTTCAGGGGCCCAGGGCCAACGGCATGCCCGAACTGCACAAGCTCACTCCGCCGCTCGGCGTGCTGCAGAATCGCGGCTTTCGCGTCGCGCTGGTCACCGACGGGCGGATGTCGGGCGCCAGCGGCAAGGTGCCGTGCGCGATCCACCTCAGCCCGGAAGCGTTGGGCGGCGGGCCGCTCGGCAAGGTGCGTGATGGCGACGTCATCCGCCTCGATGCCAACGCCAACACGCTGCAGGTGCTGGTCGACGACGCGGAGTGGAATGCGCGCGAACTGGCCCCGCCGCCGGCCTCGGTCGAGGGCACGGGTCGCGAGCTGTTCGCCCTGATGCGCAACGGCGCGAACGAGGCGGAACAGGGCGCATCCGCCCTTCTGGCGCAAGCCGAGCTGTAA
- the eda gene encoding bifunctional 4-hydroxy-2-oxoglutarate aldolase/2-dehydro-3-deoxy-phosphogluconate aldolase, with product MTIQTIMRTSAVIPVLVVEDPAEARPMAEALVRGGLRVLEVTMRTDAALDVIREMKRVDGAIVGAGTVVDAQQVTQVIDAGAEFIVSPGLTETVARPVIDANVAFLPGIANAGDIMRGLDLGLEHFKFFPAEASGGLKALKALAAPFRQCRFCPTGGISEATAPEWLAFEPVLCVGGSWVAGGSAEEIEAKAKKAAALAR from the coding sequence ATGACCATTCAGACCATCATGCGCACCAGCGCCGTCATTCCCGTCCTGGTCGTGGAGGACCCGGCAGAGGCCCGGCCGATGGCCGAGGCGTTGGTCCGCGGCGGGCTGCGCGTGCTCGAAGTGACCATGCGCACCGATGCCGCGCTGGATGTGATCCGCGAAATGAAGCGCGTGGACGGCGCAATCGTCGGCGCCGGTACCGTAGTCGATGCGCAGCAGGTGACGCAGGTGATCGACGCCGGCGCCGAGTTCATCGTGTCCCCAGGTCTGACGGAAACGGTCGCGCGACCCGTGATCGACGCGAACGTGGCGTTCCTGCCCGGAATCGCCAATGCCGGCGACATCATGCGCGGACTCGACCTCGGGCTCGAACATTTCAAGTTCTTCCCGGCCGAAGCGTCGGGCGGGCTCAAAGCGCTGAAAGCGCTTGCGGCACCGTTCCGGCAATGCAGGTTCTGCCCCACCGGCGGTATCAGCGAAGCAACGGCGCCCGAATGGCTGGCGTTCGAGCCGGTCCTGTGCGTCGGCGGAAGCTGGGTCGCGGGCGGATCGGCCGAAGAGATCGAAGCCAAGGCGAAAAAGGCGGCCGCACTGGCGCGCTGA
- a CDS encoding acyl carrier protein, whose amino-acid sequence MSETADRVRKIVVEHLGVEADKVTEDASFIDDLGADSLDIVELVMAFEEEFGVEIPDDAAEKITTVKDAINYIDEHKG is encoded by the coding sequence ATGAGCGAGACCGCCGATCGGGTACGCAAGATCGTCGTCGAGCATCTGGGCGTCGAAGCCGACAAGGTGACCGAGGATGCCAGCTTCATCGACGATCTGGGCGCGGACAGCCTTGACATCGTCGAGCTGGTCATGGCGTTCGAGGAAGAATTCGGCGTCGAGATTCCGGACGACGCCGCGGAGAAGATCACGACCGTCAAGGACGCGATCAACTACATCGACGAGCACAAGGGCTGA
- the fabG gene encoding 3-oxoacyl-[acyl-carrier-protein] reductase, with protein MFDLTGMTALVTGASGGIGSAIARALARQGARLALSGSNVEKLEAFKAELGGDHVTLPCNLSDGAAVDQLVPQAVEALGKLDILVNNAGVTRDNLAMRMKDEEWEQVIKVNLEAAFRLARAAARPMMKARFGRIVSITSVVGATGNPGQANYAASKAGLVGMSKALAQELASRGITVNCVAPGFIRSAMTDVLPDAQKEALTGRIPAGKLGEGDDIGAAVVYLASREAGYVTGQTLHVNGGMAML; from the coding sequence ATGTTCGATCTTACAGGCATGACGGCGCTGGTGACCGGCGCCAGTGGCGGTATCGGTTCGGCGATCGCCAGGGCGCTGGCGAGGCAGGGGGCACGGCTTGCCCTGTCAGGTTCCAATGTTGAAAAACTGGAAGCGTTCAAGGCGGAGCTGGGCGGTGATCATGTGACACTGCCGTGCAACCTGTCCGATGGTGCCGCGGTCGACCAGCTCGTGCCGCAGGCGGTCGAAGCGCTCGGGAAGCTCGATATCCTGGTCAACAACGCCGGCGTCACGCGGGACAACCTCGCCATGCGGATGAAGGATGAGGAGTGGGAGCAGGTCATCAAGGTGAACCTGGAAGCCGCCTTCCGCCTTGCCCGTGCCGCCGCCAGGCCGATGATGAAAGCGCGCTTCGGCCGCATCGTCTCGATCACCTCGGTCGTCGGCGCGACCGGCAATCCGGGCCAGGCCAATTACGCCGCGTCCAAGGCCGGCCTGGTCGGCATGTCCAAGGCGCTGGCGCAGGAACTCGCGTCGCGCGGGATCACGGTCAATTGCGTCGCGCCGGGCTTCATCCGCTCGGCCATGACCGACGTGCTGCCCGATGCGCAGAAGGAAGCGCTGACGGGGCGGATTCCGGCGGGCAAGCTGGGCGAAGGTGACGATATCGGCGCGGCGGTCGTCTATCTCGCCAGCAGGGAAGCAGGCTATGTCACGGGCCAGACGCTGCACGTGAATGGCGGCATGGCGATGCTCTGA
- the argC gene encoding N-acetyl-gamma-glutamyl-phosphate reductase, which produces MTATIFIDGGAGTTGLEIAGRLEGRSEFEIVTLAEDRRKDANARREALNDADFVILCLPDDAAREAVAMITNPHTRVIDASSAHRVDEDWAYGFAELEPGQHDVIATAARVSNPGCYPTGFLGLVRPLVRTGLVPHDWPVTVHAVSGYSGGGRAMIAAFEQEDAPTAHKAYGLGLAHKHVPEMQRRARLARPPIFQPAVARTYRGMIVEVPLPLSHFPRRPGLDACEAALSDAYRDSAIVRVATANGCESVSIEEDAGTDRLTLRVCGNEDTGQARLIATLDNLGKGAAGAAVQNLNIMAGLEETAGLNL; this is translated from the coding sequence ATGACGGCAACGATCTTCATCGATGGCGGCGCCGGTACGACCGGCCTGGAGATTGCCGGCCGGTTGGAAGGACGCTCGGAATTCGAGATCGTCACCCTGGCGGAGGACCGGCGCAAGGACGCGAATGCGCGGCGTGAAGCGCTGAACGATGCCGATTTCGTCATCCTGTGCCTGCCGGACGATGCGGCGCGCGAGGCAGTGGCGATGATCACGAACCCACATACCCGCGTAATCGACGCCTCCAGCGCCCACCGGGTCGACGAGGATTGGGCCTACGGCTTCGCCGAACTGGAACCCGGCCAGCACGACGTGATCGCGACCGCGGCCCGGGTCAGCAATCCGGGCTGCTATCCGACCGGCTTTCTCGGGCTTGTCCGGCCCCTCGTCCGTACCGGTCTGGTGCCCCATGACTGGCCGGTCACCGTCCATGCCGTGTCGGGATATTCCGGCGGCGGCCGCGCGATGATCGCCGCGTTCGAGCAAGAGGATGCGCCGACGGCCCACAAGGCGTATGGCCTCGGCCTCGCGCACAAGCATGTGCCGGAAATGCAGCGCCGCGCCCGGCTGGCCCGTCCGCCCATCTTCCAGCCGGCCGTCGCGCGCACCTATCGCGGCATGATCGTGGAAGTGCCGCTGCCGCTATCTCATTTCCCGCGCCGGCCCGGCCTCGACGCCTGCGAAGCGGCATTGTCCGACGCCTATCGCGATTCGGCGATCGTGCGCGTGGCGACCGCGAACGGATGCGAATCCGTGTCGATCGAGGAGGATGCTGGAACCGACCGGTTGACGCTGCGCGTCTGCGGGAACGAGGATACCGGCCAGGCGCGCCTCATCGCGACGCTCGACAATCTCGGCAAGGGCGCCGCGGGCGCGGCAGTCCAGAATCTGAATATCATGGCCGGGCTGGAAGAGACCGCCGGCCTGAACTTGTAA
- the fabF gene encoding beta-ketoacyl-ACP synthase II, whose protein sequence is MRRVVVTGLGLVTPLGADVETSWKNIIGAKSGAATITRFDATDFHTDYACEVKAADHEYGFDAGKRVDHKIQRQVDPFIVFGIDAAGQAIEDAGLTDMSEEERLRAGCSIGSGIGGLPGIESESLVLEHKGPKRVSPHFVHGRLINLISGQVSIKYGLMGPNHAVVTACSTGAHSIGDAARMIAMDDADVMLAGGAESAICPIGIAGFGQARALSTGFRDDPTRGSRPYDRDRDGFVMGEGAGVVVLEEYERAKARGATIYAEVIGYGLSGDAYHVTAPHPEGAGAYRAMEMAMRKSGLSLSDIDYVNAHGTSTPLGDELELGAVRRLFGDAVGGMSMSSTKSAIGHLLGGAGAVESIFCILAMRDQIVPPTLNLDNPSENCAGVDLVPHQAKERKVKAVLNNSFGFGGTNASLVMRAV, encoded by the coding sequence ATGCGTCGCGTAGTCGTGACCGGACTGGGCCTCGTCACCCCGTTGGGTGCCGACGTCGAAACGAGCTGGAAGAACATCATCGGCGCGAAATCCGGCGCCGCCACCATCACGCGTTTCGACGCAACCGACTTTCACACCGACTATGCCTGTGAAGTGAAAGCCGCCGACCACGAATACGGCTTCGACGCCGGCAAGCGCGTCGATCACAAGATTCAGCGTCAGGTCGACCCGTTCATCGTCTTCGGCATCGACGCCGCCGGCCAGGCCATCGAGGATGCCGGCCTGACGGACATGAGCGAGGAAGAGCGCCTGCGCGCCGGCTGTTCGATCGGATCGGGCATCGGCGGACTTCCGGGTATCGAAAGCGAATCGCTGGTGCTCGAGCATAAGGGGCCGAAGCGCGTTTCCCCGCACTTCGTCCACGGTCGGCTGATCAACCTGATCTCGGGCCAGGTCTCGATCAAATACGGCCTGATGGGGCCGAATCATGCCGTGGTGACCGCCTGCTCCACCGGTGCGCATTCGATCGGCGACGCCGCGCGGATGATCGCGATGGACGATGCCGACGTCATGCTGGCGGGCGGCGCGGAAAGCGCGATCTGCCCGATCGGCATTGCTGGTTTCGGCCAGGCGCGCGCGCTTTCGACCGGCTTCCGCGACGATCCGACCAGGGGCAGCCGGCCCTATGACCGGGACCGCGACGGCTTCGTCATGGGCGAAGGCGCCGGAGTCGTGGTGCTGGAGGAATATGAGCGGGCGAAGGCTCGCGGCGCCACCATCTATGCCGAAGTCATCGGGTACGGCCTGTCGGGAGACGCCTATCACGTCACCGCGCCGCATCCGGAAGGGGCGGGCGCCTATCGCGCGATGGAAATGGCGATGAGGAAGTCGGGCCTGTCATTGTCGGATATCGATTACGTGAACGCGCACGGCACGTCGACGCCGCTCGGCGACGAACTTGAACTGGGCGCCGTTCGCCGCCTTTTCGGCGATGCGGTCGGCGGCATGTCGATGAGTTCGACGAAGTCGGCGATCGGTCATTTGCTGGGCGGCGCCGGTGCGGTGGAAAGCATCTTCTGCATCCTCGCCATGCGCGACCAGATTGTGCCGCCGACGCTCAATCTCGACAATCCGAGCGAGAATTGCGCCGGCGTCGATCTCGTCCCGCATCAGGCGAAGGAGCGCAAGGTCAAGGCCGTGCTCAACAACAGCTTCGGCTTCGGCGGCACCAATGCGTCGCTGGTGATGCGGGCCGTCTAG
- the pgl gene encoding 6-phosphogluconolactonase: protein MTEIEWWEYDDADEMAEAVAGDVRFIIESALDARGGAVIALPGGKTPLPIYDKLAEAKLDWKRVTIVPTDDRLVPMGDALSNITSIGKAFIPEGARVMPITSEQAEDYKAAGRAADARLQDVHWPLDLCLLGVGADGHTASIFPGPDLDEALHGPKERRALGVKPDPMPEDAPVPRVSLSLASIVSARALLLAVTGRKKREVIEAAVQEGVASPYPIGRVLAGAELPVDIHWSE, encoded by the coding sequence ATGACCGAGATCGAATGGTGGGAATATGACGATGCCGACGAAATGGCCGAAGCCGTCGCCGGCGACGTCCGCTTCATCATCGAAAGCGCGCTGGACGCTCGCGGCGGCGCGGTGATCGCGCTGCCCGGCGGCAAGACGCCGCTTCCCATCTATGACAAGCTGGCCGAAGCCAAGCTCGACTGGAAGCGGGTGACCATCGTGCCCACGGACGACCGGCTGGTGCCGATGGGCGACGCCTTGTCCAACATCACCAGCATCGGCAAGGCCTTCATCCCCGAGGGCGCGCGCGTGATGCCCATCACCAGCGAACAGGCCGAGGATTACAAGGCGGCCGGCCGCGCCGCGGATGCAAGGCTGCAGGATGTCCACTGGCCGCTCGACCTTTGCCTGCTGGGCGTCGGCGCCGATGGTCATACCGCCTCGATCTTTCCCGGCCCCGATCTCGACGAAGCGCTGCACGGTCCCAAGGAGCGCCGCGCACTGGGCGTGAAGCCCGATCCGATGCCCGAAGATGCGCCGGTGCCCCGGGTAAGCCTGTCGCTCGCATCGATCGTCTCCGCTCGCGCGCTGCTGCTGGCGGTCACGGGCCGCAAGAAGCGGGAGGTGATCGAAGCCGCGGTTCAGGAAGGCGTCGCCTCCCCCTATCCCATCGGACGCGTTCTGGCCGGCGCCGAACTACCGGTCGACATTCACTGGAGCGAATAA
- the zwf gene encoding glucose-6-phosphate dehydrogenase translates to MGEPFGKLLLFGATGDLAQRMLLPSLYGLHADGLLPRDLTITGTARTEYDDSGYQAFAKDALERFLPADRKDESTIGTFLHRLRYQPLDASTLEGFDELAKKIGDVSSGLAIFLSTAPSLFGPTIKGLQSAGLAGADVRIGLEKPLGEDLKSSCEINDIVAEAFPEDRTFRIDHYLGKETVQNILALRFGNALFEPVWNAQAIDHVQITISETVGLEGRAGYYDTSGALRDMVQNHMLQLLSLIAMEPPAQMNGTAIRDEKVKVLRSLRAITPDQAPHLTVTGQYGSGAVAGEIVKGYDEELGRDSDTETFVAIKAHVDNWRWQGVPFYLRTGKRLPERHSEIVIQFKPVPHSIFAQRGGLLQPNTLVIRLQPEEYVRLLVMAKEPGLDREGVRLREVPLDLSLTTAFAGARRRIAYERLLLDLLEGDPTLFVRRDEVEAQWSWIDAIRKGWRANAMKPKAYPAGSWGPSASIALTERDGVTWQE, encoded by the coding sequence ATGGGTGAGCCATTCGGCAAGCTGCTCCTGTTCGGAGCGACCGGCGACCTTGCGCAGCGGATGTTGCTGCCATCGCTGTACGGCCTGCACGCCGATGGATTGCTGCCACGCGATCTTACCATCACCGGCACGGCGCGCACGGAGTATGACGATTCCGGATACCAGGCGTTCGCCAAGGACGCGTTGGAACGGTTCCTGCCGGCGGATCGCAAGGACGAAAGCACAATCGGCACGTTCCTGCACCGCCTGCGCTATCAACCGCTCGATGCCTCGACCCTGGAGGGGTTCGACGAACTGGCGAAGAAGATCGGCGACGTATCGAGCGGTCTCGCCATTTTCCTGTCGACGGCGCCGTCGCTGTTCGGGCCCACCATCAAGGGGCTGCAATCCGCAGGGCTGGCGGGTGCCGATGTCCGGATCGGCCTTGAAAAACCCCTGGGCGAAGACCTGAAATCGAGTTGCGAGATCAACGATATCGTCGCCGAGGCCTTTCCAGAGGACCGCACGTTTCGGATCGACCACTATCTCGGCAAGGAAACGGTCCAGAACATCCTGGCCCTGCGGTTCGGAAACGCTCTGTTCGAGCCGGTGTGGAACGCGCAGGCGATCGATCATGTGCAGATCACCATTTCGGAAACCGTCGGGCTGGAAGGCCGCGCCGGCTATTACGATACGTCCGGTGCGCTGCGCGACATGGTGCAGAACCATATGCTCCAGCTTCTGTCGCTGATCGCGATGGAACCCCCGGCGCAGATGAACGGCACCGCGATCCGCGACGAAAAGGTGAAGGTTCTGCGCTCGCTGCGCGCGATCACGCCGGATCAGGCGCCGCACCTTACGGTCACCGGCCAATATGGCAGCGGCGCCGTCGCCGGCGAAATCGTCAAGGGCTATGACGAGGAACTCGGCCGGGATTCCGATACCGAGACCTTCGTCGCGATCAAGGCGCATGTCGACAATTGGCGCTGGCAGGGCGTCCCCTTCTATCTGCGCACCGGCAAGCGTCTGCCGGAACGCCATTCCGAGATCGTGATCCAGTTCAAGCCGGTGCCGCATTCCATCTTCGCCCAGCGCGGCGGCCTGCTGCAGCCCAACACCCTTGTCATTCGTCTGCAGCCGGAGGAATATGTCCGCTTGCTGGTGATGGCGAAGGAACCGGGGCTCGATCGCGAGGGCGTACGCCTGCGCGAAGTGCCGCTCGATCTTTCGCTCACCACCGCCTTTGCCGGCGCGCGGCGGCGCATCGCCTATGAACGGTTGCTGCTCGATCTGCTCGAGGGCGATCCGACGCTGTTCGTCCGCCGCGACGAAGTGGAGGCGCAGTGGTCCTGGATCGACGCCATCCGCAAGGGGTGGCGCGCCAATGCGATGAAGCCGAAAGCGTATCCGGCCGGAAGCTGGGGGCCGTCCGCCAGCATCGCACTGACCGAACGAGACGGCGTGACCTGGCAGGAGTGA
- the glk gene encoding glucokinase: protein MEIVSVDIGGTHARFALAEVENGKVLSLSEPTTLKTAEHASLQLAWQAYERQLGRPLPSAGAIAIASPIGGDVIKLTNNPWIIRPALIHERLGLERYSLINDFGAVGHAVAQVGDDHFLHICGPDAPFPERGAITVCGPGTGLGVAQVFWSNSGYHVIETEGGHMDFSPVDNLEDAMLRRLRSSYTRVSAERICAGPGIVAIYEAMAQIEGRSIASLTDRQIWNLAFEGKDSLASAALDRFCLALGTVAGNLALAHGPKGVVIAGGLGLRLKDHLVRSGFEDRFVAKGRFQSLMKSIPVKLITHPQPGLFGAAAAYAQEHTL from the coding sequence ATGGAAATCGTATCGGTCGATATCGGGGGAACGCATGCCCGCTTTGCCCTTGCCGAGGTGGAAAACGGCAAGGTGCTTTCGCTGAGCGAGCCGACCACGTTGAAAACGGCCGAACACGCAAGCCTGCAATTGGCGTGGCAGGCCTATGAGCGTCAGCTCGGCCGTCCCCTGCCCAGCGCCGGCGCGATCGCGATCGCGTCGCCCATCGGCGGCGATGTCATCAAGCTGACCAACAATCCCTGGATCATCCGCCCCGCCCTGATCCACGAGCGGCTGGGCCTGGAGCGTTATTCGCTGATCAACGATTTCGGCGCCGTCGGCCACGCCGTGGCGCAGGTCGGCGACGATCACTTCCTGCACATTTGCGGCCCGGATGCGCCCTTTCCGGAACGCGGCGCGATTACCGTGTGCGGTCCCGGCACGGGCCTGGGCGTGGCGCAGGTCTTCTGGTCGAATAGCGGCTATCACGTAATCGAGACCGAGGGCGGTCACATGGATTTCTCGCCCGTCGACAATCTGGAAGATGCGATGCTGCGCCGACTGCGCAGCAGCTATACCCGGGTTTCGGCCGAACGCATCTGCGCCGGACCGGGCATCGTCGCCATCTATGAAGCGATGGCGCAGATCGAGGGCCGCTCCATCGCCAGTCTGACCGACCGGCAGATCTGGAACCTGGCGTTCGAGGGCAAGGACAGCCTGGCGTCGGCCGCACTCGACCGCTTCTGCCTTGCGCTCGGCACCGTCGCAGGCAATCTGGCGCTGGCCCATGGTCCAAAGGGCGTGGTGATCGCCGGCGGGCTCGGCCTGCGGCTGAAGGATCACCTCGTCCGCTCCGGTTTCGAGGACCGCTTCGTGGCGAAGGGACGGTTTCAATCCCTGATGAAATCCATCCCCGTCAAACTGATCACCCATCCGCAACCCGGCCTGTTCGGCGCGGCTGCGGCCTATGCGCAGGAACACACGCTATGA